One segment of Clavelina lepadiformis chromosome 2, kaClaLepa1.1, whole genome shotgun sequence DNA contains the following:
- the LOC143447151 gene encoding atlastin-1-like isoform X2, producing MNKDALRKIAEHHSVKDNPVAVISVAGEPNTGKSVLLNFLIAFLESDMDKNWQPEIDLSLTLKWRRGRRVIKPGIWIWSKPYLLRKSDGQQIALLLMETEGSFTDNRSQKDHEIFVYSSIISSVLINNVVEEIGENDLEILDILSGYDREYKDPGDKTYFQALFFLIRYWSANEKYECGIEGGFRYMENEIFFDDDRNAFGDRAVKDRVKNAFDKVKCMLLPFSGLVGDQCQNTVNNEIIAEELDDTFRVHLGNFFHHLLTECTESKRHWNHSMTGQDLVKITDKLYQLLQDRRLLNPITTMTELACLTAEKLWARLFTEYQQQMEERRNCSVNMMLLHSAHKAFKAKAMENFENLFPDQIKHLKSRFKASLESKIDGGFTLIKGKIQNLQTEQRLPEVSGVRKDLEVFAKISELQKQNKKKD from the exons ATGAACAAAGATGCTCTGAGGAAGATTGCAGAACATCATTCGGTCAAAGATAACCCGGTTGCTGTAATCTCAGTGGCGGGAGAACCAAACACCGGAAAGTCTGTGCTGCTAAACTTTTTAATCGCCTTCCTGGAGTCGGACATG GATAAAAATTGGCAGCCAGAAATTGACCTTTCGCTTACTCTCAAGTGGAGACGTGGACGAAGAGTTATCAAGCCTGGAATATGGATATGGAGCAAGCCATATCTTCTGCGCAAATCTGATGGTCAGCAG ATTGCTCTGTTACTCATGGAGACCGAAGGATCGTTTACTGACAATCGATCTCAGAAAGATCACGAAATCTTCGTTTACAGCAGCATCATAAGTTCGGTGTTAATCAACAACGTTGTGGAAGAGATTGGTGAAAACGACCTTGAAATATTGGAC ATTTTATCTGGATACGATAGAGAATACAAAGATCCAGGCGACAAGACTTACTTTCAG GCGTTGTTTTTCCTGATTCGTTATTGGTCCGCCAACGAGAAGTACGAGTGCGGCATAGAAGGGGGTTTTCGCTATATGGAGAACGAAATCTTCTTCGATGACGATAGAAACGCATTCGGCGATCGAGCGGTGAAGGATCGCGTAAAAAACGCTTTCGACAAGGTCAAGTGCATGTTGCTCCCCTTCTCCGGTCTAGTGGGAGATCAGTGTCAAAATACGGTgaacaatgaaattattgcTGAAG AGCTGGACGACACGTTTCGAGTCCACCTGGGAAATTTCTTTCATCACCTTTTGACGGAATGCACCGAATCAAAGCGGCATTGGAACCACTCCATGACCGGCCAAGATCTAGTAAAAATTACCGACAAATTGTACCAGCTTCTCCAAGACAGAAGACTTCTAAATCCGATCACTACAATGACG GAACTCGCTTGCCTTACAGCTGAAAAACTTTGGGCAAGATTATTCACCGAATATCAACAGCAGATG GAGGAAAGACGCAATTGTTCCGTCAACATGATGTTACTTCATTCAGCTCACAAGGCATTTAAAGCGAAGGcaatggaaaattttgaaaatctttttcCCGATCAAATAAAACACCTAAAGAGCCGCTTCAAAGCTTCACTGGAAAGCAAAATTGATGGGGGATTTACCCTCATCAAAGGCAAAATCCAAAATCTGCAG ACTGAACAACGTCTACCCGAGGTCAGCGGTGTTAGGAAAGACCtggaagtttttgcaaaaatttccgaactgcaaaaacaaaacaaaaaaaaagattaG
- the LOC143446248 gene encoding carbohydrate sulfotransferase 1-like codes for MRSGSSILGELFNQRTGVTYLYEPVFPFDERPCERLYEDRIQVLRHISRCEFFPLPALYKKAYNVTNRNDIHARCKIHNVCFTSKTQKVSHFLSRDAGMCHVANRVQICPEPLNATELSCYCKKSLLVAMKAIYVCKLEWIVPLLRDPKVNIKVIHLVRDPRATTNSRTEGKGGIDVAKNAGNIICERLIPNVQFANDVLMKDPTLRHKYMRIRHEDFALDPIGVSAKIYDFVGINFPDSMKSWLRKATSSENKDDLSLKNPQGTNRDSMAVLSRWRESLSFEKVKAVQEICKEVMPKLGYRLFNSENELRNISKLHFTTKNADYIFHAMLCPQF; via the exons ATGCGCTCAGGCTCAAGTATACTCGGAGAACTCTTTAATCAACGAACTGGCGTAACTTACTTGTATGAACCAGTCTTTCCTTTCGATGAACGACCATGTGAGAGACTTTACGAGGACAGGATACAAGTATTACGTCATATTTCCCGATGCGAATTTTTCCCGCTTCCTGCGCTTTATAAAAAGGCTTATAACGTCACAAATCGCAACGACATTCACGCGAG ATGCAAAATCCATAATGTTTGCTTCACAAGCAAAACGCAGAAAGTCAGTCATTTTCTATCACGTGATGCTGGAATGTGTCATGTAGCGAACCGTGTCCAGATCTGCCCGGAGCCGTTAAACGCAACCGAACTTTCCTGTTACTGCAAGAAGAGCTTGTTAGTTGCGATGAAGGCGATCTATGTTTGCAAGTTGGAATGGATCGTTCCACTCCTTCGTGACCCTAAGGTCAATATCAAGGTTATTCATTTGGTGCGGGATCCGCGAGCTACAACTAATTCAAGAACTGAAGGCAAGGGCGGAATTGATGTTGCAAA AAACGCCGGCAACATCATTTGCGAGAGATTGATTCCCAACGTCCAGTTTGCTAATGACGTTTTGATGAAGGATCCGacattacgtcacaaataCATGAGAATACGTCACGAAGACTTTGCCTTGGATCCAATTGGAGTTTCAGCGaaaatttatgattttgttggaatCAATTTTCCTGATAGCATGAAGTCATGGTTACGTAAAGCTACGTCATCAGAAAACAAAGATGatctttctttgaaaaatccTCAAGGAACCAACCGGGATTCGATGGCAGTTTTGTCTCGTTGGAGAGAAAGTTTGTCCTTTGAAAAGGTGAAGGCAGTTCAAGAAATTTGCAAAGAGGTTATGCCCAAATTAGGTTATCGTCTCTTTAACTCAGAAAATGAGTtaagaaatatttccaaactgCATTTCACCACTAAAAATGCTGATTATATATTTCATGCCATGTTGTGTCCACAATTTTGA
- the LOC143446834 gene encoding uncharacterized protein LOC143446834 isoform X2, giving the protein MKLMTNELLAVFLCLGLGMVVFGFQEDVDMNDEQDMEKPDHDFDEIKISRVLDIGDSHTAWVIDNAISKEAAEFYSDTFDQLTQFRGYSYENIMKNIGTGKDEKYGNAPWTKSLDVDNFQGTFAWKNLQPHVEKLLENEVVMEYGQMELLRALDVVAPMRGRYCASNRHVLTIYLTSQWNLNNYGQASFYQKVPRQNEPNSSRLEITQSVHPHAYRAILWPSCHTVLFRAPCVNYFHRLKYLNLWITTDPNNDENPPFPAPFTPQSDEEFADFHFTNFDADRKIDFHQHLVRSFNDGSEDRTLHIFDDLFTTDEVRQWKSHLLKSLPQGNSYDTDQLEDNDNVQWISAYDVESFMKTDMWPRFLALCEFVSNETEWYPYDVALNFVRSADHTRIHPDSEPHQTELTMVFYLNEGLVPSDYGETTFVVLKEADGVHEFIGQGGEVYEAIATVTPKFGRIAIFRNNIEHSAHPPSTQFTGVRFTFALKVSRTKHLSLVKRTYEMMENLDLTHAQEQLNELMSGELDDPRNFATEKLEKLHKKVSQQIRDTKQKMHREALAHEI; this is encoded by the exons ATGAAGTTGATGACAAACGAGCTTCTTGCAGTTTTCTTATGTTTGGGATTAGGAATGGTGGTTTTTGGGTTCCAAGAAGAT GTGGACATGAATGATGAACAAGACATGGAAAAACCTGACCATGATTTTgacgaaataaaaatatctcgTGTGCTAGATATCGGTGACAGTCACACAGCATGGGTGATAGACAATGCAATTTCCAAGGAAGCAGCAGAGTTCTATTCAGACACGTTCGATCAGTTGACTCAGTTCAGAGGATATTCCTATGAAAACATTATGAAAAAT aTTGGCACAGGCAAAGATGAGAAATATGGAAATGCGCCGTGGACTAAATCGCTGGACGTAGATAACTTTCAGGGAacatttgcttggaaaaacTTGCAGCCCCACGTTGAAAAATTGCTTGAGAATGAG GTTGTGATGGAGTATGGTCAAATGGAATTGCTCAGAGCTCTTGATGTAGTTGCTCCCATGCGAGGGCGATATTGCGCTTCGAATCGACATGTCTTGACTATTTATCTCACTTCACAATGGAATCTGAACAACTATGGACAA GCATCGTTTTATCAAAAAGTGCCTCGACAAAATGAACCCAACTCATCGAGGTTGGAAATAACACAAAGCGTTCATCCACATGCGTATCGTGCCATCTTGTGGCCATCTTGTCACACAGTGCTTTTCCGTGCTCCATGCGTCAATTACTTTCATCGCCTGAAGTATTTAAACCTCTGGATTACCACGGATCCAAACAATGATg AAAACCCTCCTTTCCCAGCCCCCTTCACTCCACAAAGTGATGAAGAATTTGCTGATTTCCATTTCACTAATTTCGACGCAGATCGAAAGATCGACTTCCATCAGCATCTTGTTCGGAGTTTCAATGATGGCTCTGAGGACAG AACCCTTCACATATTTGATGACCTCTTCACGACTGATGAAGTTAGGCAGTGGAAGAGTCACCTCTTAAAGTCCCTTCCTCAGGGAAACTCGTATGACACGGATCAACTGGAAGACAACGATAACGTCCAGTGGATTTCAGCCTATGAT GTGGAGAGCTTCATGAAGACCGACATGTGGCCAAGGTTCCTAGCTCTGTGTGAATTCGTCTCAAATGAAACAGAATGGTATCCATACGATGTCGCACTCAATTTTGTTCGATCGGCCGACCACACCCGCATTCACCCCGACTCTGAACCTCACCAA ACTGAGCTGACCATGGTGTTCTATCTCAATGAGGGTTTGGTGCCTTCAGATTACGGAGAGACGACATTTGTGGTGTTGAAGGAAGCGGATGGAGTACATGAGTTTATAGGACAAGGCGGAGAAGTGTATGAGGCAATTGCAACTgtcacaccaaaatttggaCGTATTGCCATCTTCAGAA ACAACATAGAACACTCAGCTCATCCTCCAAGCACGCAATTCACCGGGGTGCGATTCACCTTCGCACTGAAAGTGAGCAGAACAAAGCATCTGTCCCTTGTCAAGAGGACGTACGAGATGATGGAGAACTTGGATCTAACTCATGCTCAAGAACAACTCAATGA ATTGATGTCCGGTGAGCTAGATGACCCCAGGAATTTTGCCACCGAGAAGCTTGAAAAACTCCATAAAAAAGTCTCTCAGCAGATACGAGACACGAAGCAAAAGATGCACAGAGAGGCCTTGGCTCATGAAATATAA
- the LOC143447153 gene encoding receptor-interacting serine/threonine-protein kinase 1-like, producing MLKTEILQLKKEEINKMTIATYISSDQIFGVLGMRGFLGRGGFGCVRLGFTNPHGSVAIKYFPVTGSKEIIKQTHERLMNETRNTKLSSHENVVRLVGFTSWPGAAAIVMEYMPAGDLHTFLSSKNRDEYKIQHIPTVIRLRICNDVACGITYLHYGFCNDQRITHGDIKSENVLLTTDLRCKVSDFGGANFATSSNSGPSSEEQRKEFTYIFASPERLLNCEARSSRAMDVYSVSMISHEVLTRNLPFRERMTYLEVVRYVAEQGNRPSLEEVEALKLSLKYEADVEIINLLKDEMVKCWNQDPQMRPSMMEVRDNFLSSLSTCDKYIN from the exons atgttgaagacAGAAATATTGCAAttgaaaaaagaagaaataaacaagatgacg ATTGCAACGTATATCTCCAGTGATCAGATTTTTGGAGTTCTGGGAATGAGAGGTTTTCTTGGAAGAGGCGGATTCGGATGCGTCCGTCTTGGATTCACGAACCCTCATGGGTCGGTAGCAATCAAATATTTTCCAGTCACTGGCTCGAAAGAGATCATAAAGCAAACCCATGAAAG ACTGATGAACGAAACAAGAAATACAAAGTTATCGAGCCACGAAAACGTAGTTCGGTTGGTAGGTTTTACCTCCTGGCCAGGTGCAGCAGCCATTGTAATGGAGTATATGCCCGCCGGTGATTTACATACCTTTCTCAGCAGCAAGAATAGAGACGAGTACAAGATCCAGCATATTCCAACCGTGATTAGACTTCGAATCTGCAATGACGTGGCGTGTGGCATCACCTATCTACATTATGGCTTTTGCAACGACCAACGCATAACGCATGGCGACATCAAGTCGGAGAACGTTTTGTTGACAACTGACCTAAGATGTAAGGTCAGTGATTTCGGTGGGGCTAACTTTGCCACGAGTTCCAATTCTGGGCCATCATCGGAAGAGCAAAGAAAGGAGTTTACTTACATATTTGCCTCACCTGAGCGATTGCTGAACTGTGAAGCCCGGAGCAGCAGAGCAATGGACGTTTACAGCGTGTCAATGATCAGCCACGAAGTTCTCACCAGGAATCTGCCGTTTCGGGAAAGGATGACGTACTTGGAAGTGGTACGTTATGTAGCTGAGCAGGGCAACCGACCCAGCCTGGAAGAAGTCGAAGCGCTCAAGCTGAGTTTGAAATATGAAGCAGACGTCGAGATCATTAATCTTCTCAAGGATGAGATGGTTAAGTGCTGGAACCAAGATCCGCAGATGAGACCATCCATGATGGAAGTACGCGACAATTTTCTAAGCTCCTTATCaacttgtgataaatatatcaattaa
- the LOC143446834 gene encoding uncharacterized protein LOC143446834 isoform X1 → MKLMTNELLAVFLCLGLGMVVFGFQEDVDMNDEQDMEKPDHDFDEIKISRVLDIGDSHTAWVIDNAISKEAAEFYSDTFDQLTQFRGYSYENIMKNIGTGKDEKYGNAPWTKSLDVDNFQGTFAWKNLQPHVEKLLENEVVMEYGQMELLRALDVVAPMRGRYCASNRHVLTIYLTSQWNLNNYGQASFYQKVPRQNEPNSSRLEITQSVHPHAYRAILWPSCHTVLFRAPCVNYFHRLKYLNLWITTDPNNDENPPFPAPFTPQSDEEFADFHFTNFDADRKIDFHQHLVRSFNDGSEDRTLHIFDDLFTTDEVRQWKSHLLKSLPQGNSYDTDQLEDNDNVQWISAYDVESFMKTDMWPRFLALCEFVSNETEWYPYDVALNFVRSADHTRIHPDSEPHQTELTMVFYLNEGLVPSDYGETTFVVLKEADGVHEFIGQGGEVYEAIATVTPKFGRIAIFRNNIEHSAHPPSTQFTGVRFTFALKVSRTKHLSLVKRTYEMMENLDLTHAQEQLNERLMSGELDDPRNFATEKLEKLHKKVSQQIRDTKQKMHREALAHEI, encoded by the exons ATGAAGTTGATGACAAACGAGCTTCTTGCAGTTTTCTTATGTTTGGGATTAGGAATGGTGGTTTTTGGGTTCCAAGAAGAT GTGGACATGAATGATGAACAAGACATGGAAAAACCTGACCATGATTTTgacgaaataaaaatatctcgTGTGCTAGATATCGGTGACAGTCACACAGCATGGGTGATAGACAATGCAATTTCCAAGGAAGCAGCAGAGTTCTATTCAGACACGTTCGATCAGTTGACTCAGTTCAGAGGATATTCCTATGAAAACATTATGAAAAAT aTTGGCACAGGCAAAGATGAGAAATATGGAAATGCGCCGTGGACTAAATCGCTGGACGTAGATAACTTTCAGGGAacatttgcttggaaaaacTTGCAGCCCCACGTTGAAAAATTGCTTGAGAATGAG GTTGTGATGGAGTATGGTCAAATGGAATTGCTCAGAGCTCTTGATGTAGTTGCTCCCATGCGAGGGCGATATTGCGCTTCGAATCGACATGTCTTGACTATTTATCTCACTTCACAATGGAATCTGAACAACTATGGACAA GCATCGTTTTATCAAAAAGTGCCTCGACAAAATGAACCCAACTCATCGAGGTTGGAAATAACACAAAGCGTTCATCCACATGCGTATCGTGCCATCTTGTGGCCATCTTGTCACACAGTGCTTTTCCGTGCTCCATGCGTCAATTACTTTCATCGCCTGAAGTATTTAAACCTCTGGATTACCACGGATCCAAACAATGATg AAAACCCTCCTTTCCCAGCCCCCTTCACTCCACAAAGTGATGAAGAATTTGCTGATTTCCATTTCACTAATTTCGACGCAGATCGAAAGATCGACTTCCATCAGCATCTTGTTCGGAGTTTCAATGATGGCTCTGAGGACAG AACCCTTCACATATTTGATGACCTCTTCACGACTGATGAAGTTAGGCAGTGGAAGAGTCACCTCTTAAAGTCCCTTCCTCAGGGAAACTCGTATGACACGGATCAACTGGAAGACAACGATAACGTCCAGTGGATTTCAGCCTATGAT GTGGAGAGCTTCATGAAGACCGACATGTGGCCAAGGTTCCTAGCTCTGTGTGAATTCGTCTCAAATGAAACAGAATGGTATCCATACGATGTCGCACTCAATTTTGTTCGATCGGCCGACCACACCCGCATTCACCCCGACTCTGAACCTCACCAA ACTGAGCTGACCATGGTGTTCTATCTCAATGAGGGTTTGGTGCCTTCAGATTACGGAGAGACGACATTTGTGGTGTTGAAGGAAGCGGATGGAGTACATGAGTTTATAGGACAAGGCGGAGAAGTGTATGAGGCAATTGCAACTgtcacaccaaaatttggaCGTATTGCCATCTTCAGAA ACAACATAGAACACTCAGCTCATCCTCCAAGCACGCAATTCACCGGGGTGCGATTCACCTTCGCACTGAAAGTGAGCAGAACAAAGCATCTGTCCCTTGTCAAGAGGACGTACGAGATGATGGAGAACTTGGATCTAACTCATGCTCAAGAACAACTCAATGA AAGATTGATGTCCGGTGAGCTAGATGACCCCAGGAATTTTGCCACCGAGAAGCTTGAAAAACTCCATAAAAAAGTCTCTCAGCAGATACGAGACACGAAGCAAAAGATGCACAGAGAGGCCTTGGCTCATGAAATATAA
- the LOC143446221 gene encoding uncharacterized protein LOC143446221, whose product MPIEMNNTNSTDSKPYLRWKHADWLIAEVINSLLMLSTLWIIFSLIHFGIKHKKWSKNQTGNVDKLTGGIVYTLTVVCAILALVRFIVDQFAFNIGIGIGFDKECEVLADAALVLYFLVISAVYAFLWLRQRIFYANNMLFVNVGIFLKVLSASSYAILFLAGLAGLLLTTIPVNHPSSPEGCVYVESEEIGPVAWIIFLIVLVAGQITLVGLFIYPLKRDFIQSIRGCCRSLFHSGNTDKTRSCSVATKQTSKNEDETSTKNTTITKRKKESKIKSSKTVKRIMQRTVAFSLVTVATDIILLSITTFEISNERVNLLLYDINAFLNVIFVICSFLSFKQMLFSPLLSEDSLKRVEKKSENTRTSDVVRSS is encoded by the coding sequence ATGCCAATTGAAATGAACAATACGAACTCGACTGACTCGAAACCGTACCTTAGATGGAAACATGCAGACTGGCTAATAGCTGAAGTGATCAACTCTCTGCTTATGCTCTCTACTCTGTGGATCATATTCTCCTTGATCCATTTCGgcataaaacacaaaaagtgGAGCAAAAACCAAACGGGAAACGTAGATAAACTGACCGGAGGTATAGTGTACACATTGACAGTAGTGTGTGCAATTTTAGCACTTGTGAGATTCATCGTCGACCAATTTGCATTTAATATCGGAATTGGCATTGGTTTCGACAAAGAATGTGAGGTGTTGGCAGATGCTGCATTGGTGTTGTACTTTCTTGTCATTTCGGCGGTTTATGCTTTCCTTTGGCTACGGCAGCGTATATTTTATGCGAACAACATGCTGTTTGTAAACGTTGGGATTTTCTTAAAAGTCTTGAGCGCCAGCAGTTAcgcaattttgtttttggccGGTCTAGCGGGATTACTGCTCACCACGATTCCTGTCAACCACCCATCATCACCTGAAGGTTGTGTTTATGTGGAAAGTGAAGAAATCGGACCTGTCGCTTGGATTATTTTTCTTATTGTCTTGGTTGCGGGTCAAATCACTTTAGTTGGACTTTTCATATATCCCCTCAAACGGGATTTCATTCAAAGCATTAGAGGATGTTGTCGATCTTTATTTCATTCGGGAAATACCGACAAAACCAGATCATGCAGTGTTGCAACAAAACAGACTTCGAAAAATGAAGACGAAACTTCAACGAAAAACACGACGATCACGAAGAGGAAAAAAGAATCCAAAATTAAATCGTCGAAAACGGTGAAGCGCATCATGCAACGCACCGTTGCTTTTTCATTGGTCACGGTTGCCACAGACATCATACTACTATCGATTACAACGTTCGAAATCAGTAACGAACGTGTTAATTTATTACTGTACGATATCAACGCTTTTCTTAATGTCATCTTTGTCATTTGCTCATTTTTGTCATTCAAGCAAATGCTGTTTTCACCGCTGCTTAGCGAAGACAGTCTGAAGAGAGTGGAAAAGAAGTCTGAAAACACTCGTACATCCGACGTAGTTCGCAGCAGCTGA
- the LOC143447151 gene encoding atlastin-1-like isoform X1 translates to MQRQLSHDQTVVGPVHFATRSGHDDSAKFVHLLGSRDNGGFEMNKDALRKIAEHHSVKDNPVAVISVAGEPNTGKSVLLNFLIAFLESDMDKNWQPEIDLSLTLKWRRGRRVIKPGIWIWSKPYLLRKSDGQQIALLLMETEGSFTDNRSQKDHEIFVYSSIISSVLINNVVEEIGENDLEILDILSGYDREYKDPGDKTYFQALFFLIRYWSANEKYECGIEGGFRYMENEIFFDDDRNAFGDRAVKDRVKNAFDKVKCMLLPFSGLVGDQCQNTVNNEIIAEELDDTFRVHLGNFFHHLLTECTESKRHWNHSMTGQDLVKITDKLYQLLQDRRLLNPITTMTELACLTAEKLWARLFTEYQQQMEERRNCSVNMMLLHSAHKAFKAKAMENFENLFPDQIKHLKSRFKASLESKIDGGFTLIKGKIQNLQTEQRLPEVSGVRKDLEVFAKISELQKQNKKKD, encoded by the exons ATGCAGAGGCAACTCAGTCATGATCAAACTGTCGTCGGTCCAGTACATTTTGCGACAAGATCAG GTCATGACGATTCAGCAAAATTTGTGCATCTTCTTGGATCACGCGACAACGGTGGATTTGAGATGAACAAAGATGCTCTGAGGAAGATTGCAGAACATCATTCGGTCAAAGATAACCCGGTTGCTGTAATCTCAGTGGCGGGAGAACCAAACACCGGAAAGTCTGTGCTGCTAAACTTTTTAATCGCCTTCCTGGAGTCGGACATG GATAAAAATTGGCAGCCAGAAATTGACCTTTCGCTTACTCTCAAGTGGAGACGTGGACGAAGAGTTATCAAGCCTGGAATATGGATATGGAGCAAGCCATATCTTCTGCGCAAATCTGATGGTCAGCAG ATTGCTCTGTTACTCATGGAGACCGAAGGATCGTTTACTGACAATCGATCTCAGAAAGATCACGAAATCTTCGTTTACAGCAGCATCATAAGTTCGGTGTTAATCAACAACGTTGTGGAAGAGATTGGTGAAAACGACCTTGAAATATTGGAC ATTTTATCTGGATACGATAGAGAATACAAAGATCCAGGCGACAAGACTTACTTTCAG GCGTTGTTTTTCCTGATTCGTTATTGGTCCGCCAACGAGAAGTACGAGTGCGGCATAGAAGGGGGTTTTCGCTATATGGAGAACGAAATCTTCTTCGATGACGATAGAAACGCATTCGGCGATCGAGCGGTGAAGGATCGCGTAAAAAACGCTTTCGACAAGGTCAAGTGCATGTTGCTCCCCTTCTCCGGTCTAGTGGGAGATCAGTGTCAAAATACGGTgaacaatgaaattattgcTGAAG AGCTGGACGACACGTTTCGAGTCCACCTGGGAAATTTCTTTCATCACCTTTTGACGGAATGCACCGAATCAAAGCGGCATTGGAACCACTCCATGACCGGCCAAGATCTAGTAAAAATTACCGACAAATTGTACCAGCTTCTCCAAGACAGAAGACTTCTAAATCCGATCACTACAATGACG GAACTCGCTTGCCTTACAGCTGAAAAACTTTGGGCAAGATTATTCACCGAATATCAACAGCAGATG GAGGAAAGACGCAATTGTTCCGTCAACATGATGTTACTTCATTCAGCTCACAAGGCATTTAAAGCGAAGGcaatggaaaattttgaaaatctttttcCCGATCAAATAAAACACCTAAAGAGCCGCTTCAAAGCTTCACTGGAAAGCAAAATTGATGGGGGATTTACCCTCATCAAAGGCAAAATCCAAAATCTGCAG ACTGAACAACGTCTACCCGAGGTCAGCGGTGTTAGGAAAGACCtggaagtttttgcaaaaatttccgaactgcaaaaacaaaacaaaaaaaaagattaG